The Anomalospiza imberbis isolate Cuckoo-Finch-1a 21T00152 chromosome 7, ASM3175350v1, whole genome shotgun sequence genome has a window encoding:
- the PKP4 gene encoding plakophilin-4 isoform X7, producing the protein MNSYSDSGYQEISSFHNSQNLNKSEIRQQHSLGGPLNNHDVVRSSRAEGQTSVQPSANTATNRVMRRVSSVPSRAQSPSYMVSTSMSPSRGSLRTSLGSGYGSPSVAEQRSLPSHAYSSTTLPVQRAGSPYAAHRPASPSAVRRVGSLTSRQANPGSGAAPYQTAGRVGSPLALTDVQARVASPSQTQLGSSSPKRSGMTAVPQHLGTTLQRTIHDMEQYGQQYDIYERMVPPRPDSLTGLRSSYASQHSQLGQELRSAVSPDMHITPIYEGRTFYSPVYRSPNHGTIELHHGSQAALFRTGSGMGNLQRSSSQRSTLTYQRNTYGLPTAAALAEPLRAVPFRLPEPGYGRLHPAPDGGTTRSPSIDSIHKDPRQFAWRDPELPEVIHMLQHQFPSVQANAAAYLQHLCFGDNKVKTEVCRLGGIKHLVDLLDHRVLEVQKNACGALRNLVYGKSTDENKIAMKNVGGIPALLRLLRKSVDAEVKELVTGVLWNLSSCDAVKMTIIRDALSTLTNTVIVPHSGWNSSSFDDDHKIKFQTSLVLRNTTGCLRNLSSAGEEARKQMRSCEGLVDSLLYVIHTCVNTSDYDSKTVENCVCTLRNLSYRLELEVPQARLLGINELDDLLGKESPSKDSEPSCWGKKKKKKKKTSQEDQWDGVGPIPGFSKSPKGVEMLWHPSVVKPYLTLLAESSNPATLEGSAGSLQNLSAGNWKFAAYIRAAVRKEKGLPILVELLRMDNDRVVSSVATALRNMALDVRNKELIGKYAMRDLVNRLPGGNGPSVLSDETVAAICCALHEVTSKNMENAKALADTGGIEKLVNITKGRGDRSSLKVVKAAAQVLNTLWQYRDLRSIYKKDGWNQSHFITPVSTLERERFKSHPSLSTANQQMSPVMQSVGSTSSSPALLGIREPRSEYDRTHPSMQYYSSQGDVIAHKDIYTGSSKASPIYISSYSSPAREQNRRLQQHQQLYYSQEDTTRKNYDAYRLYLQSPHSYEDPYFDDRVHFPATSDYTTQYGLKSTTNYVDFYSTRRSSYRAEQYPGSPDSWV; encoded by the exons ATGAATTCTTATTCTGACAGTGGTTACCAGGAAATAAGCAGTTTCCATAACAGCCAAAACTTGAACAAGTCAGAGATCAGGCAGCAGCATTCCCTTGGTGGACCCCTCAATAACCATGATGTGGTGAGGAGCTCGCGCGCCGAGGGGCAGACGTCAGTCCAG CCTTCAGCAAACACCGCTACCAATCGTGTGATGAGACGGGTCAGTTCGGTGCCATCCAGAGCACAGTCTCCCTCCTACATGGTCAGCACGAGCATGTCCCCGTCGCGGGGGTCGCTGCGGACATCTCTGGGCAGCGGGTATGGCTCTCCCAGCGTTGCTGAGCAGAGATCCTTGCCCTCCCACGCGTACTCATCCACCACCCTGCCCGTGCAGCGGGCGGGCTCCCCGTACGCCGCGCACAGACCTGCCTCCCCCTCGGCCGTGCGCCGCGTCGGCTCGCTCACCTCCCGGCAGGCAAACCCCGGCAGCGGCGCTGCCCCGTACCAGACAGCAGGCAGAGTCGGCTCTCCTCTTGCCCTTACTGATGTGCAAGCCAGAGTGGCTTCTCCGTCCCAAACTCAGCTGGGATCCTCTTCCCCGAAGCGCTCTGGCATGACGGCAGTTCCACAGCACCTGGGGACAACGCTGCAGAGGACAATTCATGAcatggaacagtacggacagCAGTACGATATCTATGAGAGAATGGTCCCCCCACGGCCAGATAGCCTCACGG GCCTGAGGAGTTCGTACGcgagccagcacagccagctggggcaggagctgcgcTCGGCGGTGTCCCCGGACATGCACATCACGCCCATCTACGAGGGCAGGACGTTCTACAGCCCCGTGTACCGCAGCCCCAACCACGGCACCATCGAGCTGCACCACGGCTCCCAGGCCGCCCTGTTCCGCACCGGCTCCG GCATGGGTAACCTGCAGCGATCCTCCAGCCAGCGCAGCACCCTCACATACCAAAGAAACACCTACGGGCTGCCCACGGCGGCCGCGCTGGCGGAGCCGCTGCGGGCGGTGCCGTTCCGGCTGCCCGAGCCCGGCTACGGCCGCCTGCACCCCGCGCCCGACGGCGGCACCACGCGCTCGCCCTCCATCGACAGCATCCACAAGGACCCCAGGCAA TTTGCGTGGCGAGATCCAGAGCTGCCTGAGGTCATTCACATGCTCCAGCACCAGTTCCCGTCGGTGCAGGCCAACGCAGCTGCCTATCTGCAGCACCTCTGCTTTGGGGATAACAAGGTGAAAACAGAG GTCTGTAGGCTAGGAGGCATCAAGCACCTGGTGGATCTCCTGGATCACAGAGTCCTGGAGGTTCAGAAGAACGCCTGTGGTGCATTGAGGAACCTTGTTTACGGAAAGTCCACTGATGAGAACAAAATAGCCATGAAGAACGTGGGAGGGATACCTGCCCTTCTGCGGCTGCTGAGGAAGTCAGTCGATGCCGAGGTCAAAGAGCTGGTGACAG GGGTTCTCTGGAACTTGTCTTCATGTGATGCTGTGAAGATGACAATCATTAGAGATGCTCTGTCCACGCTGACAAACACTGTGATAGTGCCCCACTCGGGATGGAACAGCTCCTCCTTTGATGACGatcataaaattaaatttcagacTTCCCTTGTTCTGCGTAATACAACAGGATGCCTGAG GAACCTGAGCTCCGCTGGGGAAGAGGCACGAAAGCAGATGAGGTCCTGCGAAGGACTGGTCGATTCGCTGCTCTATGTGATCCACACCTGTGTGAACACCTCAGATTATGACAGCAAG ACAGTGGAGAATTGTGTGTGCACCTTGAGGAACCTTTCCTACCGCTTGGAACTGGAGGTACCTCAGGCACGGCTGCTGGGAATCAATGAACTGGATGACTTGTTGGGAAAAGAGTCACCCAGCAAAGACTCAGAGCCAAGCtgctgggggaagaaaaagaagaagaaaaaaaaaacttcccagGAGGATCAG TGGGATGGAGTTGGCCCTATCCCGGGATTTTCCAAGTCTCCTAAAGGTGTGGAGATGCTCTGGCACCCATCGGTGGTGAAGCCATACCTGACACTCCTGGCAGAGAGCTCCAACCCAGCCACtctggagggctctgcaggatcACTCCAGAACCTTTCTGCAGGCAACTGGAAG TTCGCAGCCTACATCCGCGCTGCCgtgaggaaggagaaggggcTGCCCATCCTCGtggagctgctgaggatggACAACGACAGAGTGGTGTCGTCTGTGGCCACTGCCTTAAGGAACATGGCCTTAGACGTCCGGAACAAGGAGCTTATTG GTAAATACGCGATGCGAGACCTGGTCAATCGGCTGCCAGGAGGCAACGGGCCGAGCGTCCTGTCGGACGAGACGGTGGCCGCAATCTGCTGCGCCCTGCACGAGGTCACCAGCAAGAACATGGAGAATGCCAAGGCCCTTGCCGACACCGGCGGGATAGAGAAGCTGGTCAACATAACAAAGGGAAGAGGTGACAG GTCCTCACTGAAGGTTGTCAAGGCAGCAGCCCAGGTACTGAACACGCTGTGGCAGTACCGAGACCTCCGGAGCATTTACAAAAAG GATGGATGGAATCAAAGTCACTTTATTACACCAGTATCAACACTGGAACGAGAGAGGTTCAAATCCCATCCTTCTCTATCCACAGCCAATCAGCAGATGTCACCTGTCATGCAGTCAG TTGGCAGCACGTCCTCGTCCCCGGCTTTGTTGGGAATCAGAGAGCCTCGCTCCGAGTACGACAGGACGCACCCTTCTATGCAGTATTACAGTAGCCAGGGCGATGTCATTGCACACAAAGACATCTACACTG GCTCCAGCAAAGCTTCACCAATTTACATCAGTTCCTATTCCTCACCAGCGAGAGAACAGAACCGGCGGCTGCAG CAGCATCAGCAATTGTACTACAGCCAAGAAGATACCACCAGGAAGAACTATGATGCCTATCGGTTGTACCTGCAGTCCCCACACAGCTACGAGGACCCTTACTTTGACGATCGAGTTCACTTTCCTGCTACTTCCGATTACACAACACAGTATGGACTGAAATCAACCACCAATTATGTAGACTTTTATTCCACCAGACGATCTTCTTACCGAGCAGAACAGTACCCAGGCTCTCCTGACTCCTGGGTGTAG
- the PKP4 gene encoding plakophilin-4 isoform X8: MRRVSSVPSRAQSPSYMVSTSMSPSRGSLRTSLGSGYGSPSVAEQRSLPSHAYSSTTLPVQRAGSPYAAHRPASPSAVRRVGSLTSRQANPGSGAAPYQTAGRVGSPLALTDVQARVASPSQTQLGSSSPKRSGMTAVPQHLGTTLQRTIHDMEQYGQQYDIYERMVPPRPDSLTGLRSSYASQHSQLGQELRSAVSPDMHITPIYEGRTFYSPVYRSPNHGTIELHHGSQAALFRTGSGMGNLQRSSSQRSTLTYQRNTYGLPTAAALAEPLRAVPFRLPEPGYGRLHPAPDGGTTRSPSIDSIHKDPRQFAWRDPELPEVIHMLQHQFPSVQANAAAYLQHLCFGDNKVKTEVCRLGGIKHLVDLLDHRVLEVQKNACGALRNLVYGKSTDENKIAMKNVGGIPALLRLLRKSVDAEVKELVTGVLWNLSSCDAVKMTIIRDALSTLTNTVIVPHSGWNSSSFDDDHKIKFQTSLVLRNTTGCLRNLSSAGEEARKQMRSCEGLVDSLLYVIHTCVNTSDYDSKTVENCVCTLRNLSYRLELEVPQARLLGINELDDLLGKESPSKDSEPSCWGKKKKKKKKTSQEDQWDGVGPIPGFSKSPKGVEMLWHPSVVKPYLTLLAESSNPATLEGSAGSLQNLSAGNWKFAAYIRAAVRKEKGLPILVELLRMDNDRVVSSVATALRNMALDVRNKELIGKYAMRDLVNRLPGGNGPSVLSDETVAAICCALHEVTSKNMENAKALADTGGIEKLVNITKGRGDRSSLKVVKAAAQVLNTLWQYRDLRSIYKKDGWNQSHFITPVSTLERERFKSHPSLSTANQQMSPVMQSVGSTSSSPALLGIREPRSEYDRTHPSMQYYSSQGDVIAHKDIYTGSSKASPIYISSYSSPAREQNRRLQQHQQLYYSQEDTTRKNYDAYRLYLQSPHSYEDPYFDDRVHFPATSDYTTQYGLKSTTNYVDFYSTRRSSYRAEQYPGSPDSWV; the protein is encoded by the exons ATGAGACGGGTCAGTTCGGTGCCATCCAGAGCACAGTCTCCCTCCTACATGGTCAGCACGAGCATGTCCCCGTCGCGGGGGTCGCTGCGGACATCTCTGGGCAGCGGGTATGGCTCTCCCAGCGTTGCTGAGCAGAGATCCTTGCCCTCCCACGCGTACTCATCCACCACCCTGCCCGTGCAGCGGGCGGGCTCCCCGTACGCCGCGCACAGACCTGCCTCCCCCTCGGCCGTGCGCCGCGTCGGCTCGCTCACCTCCCGGCAGGCAAACCCCGGCAGCGGCGCTGCCCCGTACCAGACAGCAGGCAGAGTCGGCTCTCCTCTTGCCCTTACTGATGTGCAAGCCAGAGTGGCTTCTCCGTCCCAAACTCAGCTGGGATCCTCTTCCCCGAAGCGCTCTGGCATGACGGCAGTTCCACAGCACCTGGGGACAACGCTGCAGAGGACAATTCATGAcatggaacagtacggacagCAGTACGATATCTATGAGAGAATGGTCCCCCCACGGCCAGATAGCCTCACGG GCCTGAGGAGTTCGTACGcgagccagcacagccagctggggcaggagctgcgcTCGGCGGTGTCCCCGGACATGCACATCACGCCCATCTACGAGGGCAGGACGTTCTACAGCCCCGTGTACCGCAGCCCCAACCACGGCACCATCGAGCTGCACCACGGCTCCCAGGCCGCCCTGTTCCGCACCGGCTCCG GCATGGGTAACCTGCAGCGATCCTCCAGCCAGCGCAGCACCCTCACATACCAAAGAAACACCTACGGGCTGCCCACGGCGGCCGCGCTGGCGGAGCCGCTGCGGGCGGTGCCGTTCCGGCTGCCCGAGCCCGGCTACGGCCGCCTGCACCCCGCGCCCGACGGCGGCACCACGCGCTCGCCCTCCATCGACAGCATCCACAAGGACCCCAGGCAA TTTGCGTGGCGAGATCCAGAGCTGCCTGAGGTCATTCACATGCTCCAGCACCAGTTCCCGTCGGTGCAGGCCAACGCAGCTGCCTATCTGCAGCACCTCTGCTTTGGGGATAACAAGGTGAAAACAGAG GTCTGTAGGCTAGGAGGCATCAAGCACCTGGTGGATCTCCTGGATCACAGAGTCCTGGAGGTTCAGAAGAACGCCTGTGGTGCATTGAGGAACCTTGTTTACGGAAAGTCCACTGATGAGAACAAAATAGCCATGAAGAACGTGGGAGGGATACCTGCCCTTCTGCGGCTGCTGAGGAAGTCAGTCGATGCCGAGGTCAAAGAGCTGGTGACAG GGGTTCTCTGGAACTTGTCTTCATGTGATGCTGTGAAGATGACAATCATTAGAGATGCTCTGTCCACGCTGACAAACACTGTGATAGTGCCCCACTCGGGATGGAACAGCTCCTCCTTTGATGACGatcataaaattaaatttcagacTTCCCTTGTTCTGCGTAATACAACAGGATGCCTGAG GAACCTGAGCTCCGCTGGGGAAGAGGCACGAAAGCAGATGAGGTCCTGCGAAGGACTGGTCGATTCGCTGCTCTATGTGATCCACACCTGTGTGAACACCTCAGATTATGACAGCAAG ACAGTGGAGAATTGTGTGTGCACCTTGAGGAACCTTTCCTACCGCTTGGAACTGGAGGTACCTCAGGCACGGCTGCTGGGAATCAATGAACTGGATGACTTGTTGGGAAAAGAGTCACCCAGCAAAGACTCAGAGCCAAGCtgctgggggaagaaaaagaagaagaaaaaaaaaacttcccagGAGGATCAG TGGGATGGAGTTGGCCCTATCCCGGGATTTTCCAAGTCTCCTAAAGGTGTGGAGATGCTCTGGCACCCATCGGTGGTGAAGCCATACCTGACACTCCTGGCAGAGAGCTCCAACCCAGCCACtctggagggctctgcaggatcACTCCAGAACCTTTCTGCAGGCAACTGGAAG TTCGCAGCCTACATCCGCGCTGCCgtgaggaaggagaaggggcTGCCCATCCTCGtggagctgctgaggatggACAACGACAGAGTGGTGTCGTCTGTGGCCACTGCCTTAAGGAACATGGCCTTAGACGTCCGGAACAAGGAGCTTATTG GTAAATACGCGATGCGAGACCTGGTCAATCGGCTGCCAGGAGGCAACGGGCCGAGCGTCCTGTCGGACGAGACGGTGGCCGCAATCTGCTGCGCCCTGCACGAGGTCACCAGCAAGAACATGGAGAATGCCAAGGCCCTTGCCGACACCGGCGGGATAGAGAAGCTGGTCAACATAACAAAGGGAAGAGGTGACAG GTCCTCACTGAAGGTTGTCAAGGCAGCAGCCCAGGTACTGAACACGCTGTGGCAGTACCGAGACCTCCGGAGCATTTACAAAAAG GATGGATGGAATCAAAGTCACTTTATTACACCAGTATCAACACTGGAACGAGAGAGGTTCAAATCCCATCCTTCTCTATCCACAGCCAATCAGCAGATGTCACCTGTCATGCAGTCAG TTGGCAGCACGTCCTCGTCCCCGGCTTTGTTGGGAATCAGAGAGCCTCGCTCCGAGTACGACAGGACGCACCCTTCTATGCAGTATTACAGTAGCCAGGGCGATGTCATTGCACACAAAGACATCTACACTG GCTCCAGCAAAGCTTCACCAATTTACATCAGTTCCTATTCCTCACCAGCGAGAGAACAGAACCGGCGGCTGCAG CAGCATCAGCAATTGTACTACAGCCAAGAAGATACCACCAGGAAGAACTATGATGCCTATCGGTTGTACCTGCAGTCCCCACACAGCTACGAGGACCCTTACTTTGACGATCGAGTTCACTTTCCTGCTACTTCCGATTACACAACACAGTATGGACTGAAATCAACCACCAATTATGTAGACTTTTATTCCACCAGACGATCTTCTTACCGAGCAGAACAGTACCCAGGCTCTCCTGACTCCTGGGTGTAG